A DNA window from Plasmodium vinckei vinckei genome assembly, chromosome: PVVCY_10 contains the following coding sequences:
- a CDS encoding ubiquinol-cytochrome c reductase hinge protein, putative — protein sequence MSYPYNTEFFVRYPKFKERDEKDRTTDPRIELEKKCEVKCVRPVNEYKNCVTRVKARTDNKGNCLGQYEELYICIDHCVAKDLFNYLV from the coding sequence ATGTCGTATCCATATAATACAGAATTTTTTGTTCGTTACCCAAAATTTAAAGAGAGAGATGAAAAGGATAGAACTACCGACCCTAGAATAGagttagaaaaaaaatgtgaagTAAAATGTGTACGCCCagtaaatgaatataaaaattgcgTAACCAGAGTGAAGGCTAGAACTGACAATAAGGGAAATTGCCTAGGCCAGTATGAAgagttatatatttgtattgaCCATTGTGTGGCGAAGGAtttgtttaattatttagtATAG
- a CDS encoding selenoprotein, putative — protein MDKLKYNVSRMGTTFLTIKNVLLIFGIVLFVMAVYKYVKYKNRIYEAKRNNEIHEKMKISRERQLQKLEEEMIINKKKMNENLKNTDKEKSNKILDSSTPKPNSKDKSTFSHFKDYSNYYKPSIRDRYKGKAS, from the exons atggacAAATTAAAGTATAACGTCTCCAGAATGGGGACAACTTTTcttacaataaaaaatgtgttgttaatatttggtattgtattatttgttatggctgtttataaatatgtgaaATATAAGAATAGAATTTATGAAGCTAAAcgaaataatgaaatacatgaaaaaatgaaaatatcaAGAGAAAGGCAATTACAAAAATTGGAAGAAGAAAtgataattaataaaaagaaaatgaatgaAAATCTTAAAAACACAGATAAGGAAAAGagcaataaaatattagatTCATCTACACCAAAACCGAATTCTAAAGATAAATCAACATTCAGTCATTTTAAAGattattcaaattattataagcCGTCTATAAGAGATAG ataCAAGGGTAAAGCATCCTGA
- a CDS encoding lipase, putative — protein MKLSLNLYYCFHYFALMHVFSNSFLTYNSFININLFLFDSNLKYISIIKTGIPVFVKQDLLLNRQLFSNYDNEHIKDNTDNSKKEIPIYRINIQEETENYNINCKNLNDEKCAIHTKENQCIKKNNDCITTLNKLENGETQNEQTKILDEKIVDNTQIIEYVESDKNLIKEKDEEKIMKRNGENVGMCIINMNENSGLEQDMRKNTFNVGLNENMSTHKYPQIDNGILKIMDKKGILVIINEEDENKISYEEDDDDEEEDNDELINKHLSEIEKMMHEVSSRNNEQNKSINNSESDIGDNISNNSDDLNEDEYEFVEGVCELDNINNVYVRYKNDLEHYRNKLKENKLDEYYNDIIKSRNLINIKYENEYMLKMKYHKDYTFPLHNLHIVNEKHIKKKLYKNYVLLNDENNNVNFQEINYYADLSKIDIRPTMFKEFYLKFSLCNGKYLPLGSSFVERVCFLSYHLKKNPHLNKIRITKNKFILYHLFLNVIKAFKLLSINKCVKHIKESNLLYIIFILNEEIIKESENEVNIGKCLNNIIEKNKEWYEILNFTFTIMFGCSSYLKEHYSLTEEEKTNIFFKDNILDLPIFEFFNKNIIDIFVPRNIELKINIDLFKDVSNSSDKNLKLYQTWYFCYLFIHKVYLLNKMWNIIKKWETSNFVPNPWYIDHIGSVLVPHIISLRHIQQNDQIFFRYIDELQMFVSFKRSKKYSIPNYDKNEFHLVEHIVAFQGTSSPFIWLFNLIYELTPYPFLTKGKVHKAYLYIFKKAVKPYLHILKNKILNEIKNTKSKYSKENPYVIIFTGHSFGAAMANMSSLYLENILREQGIKTKGNNDNDHSAYIKIYSITFGMPIFYDDKYYEDFEKSAVISNNINVDYDPIPVTMAIPSLNGFRDPEENKKFNITFKVEDLKNLNYDFGNIIFDGDELFNNEKNKPRSITFLFMKYFFRDNIFFELCEQHIYQTHYFFYFVFLTLLSRWANEAKWGTYFLIPFFIFDILSLSHKNVMFMLKDNYKKYKKLVLKKAQANEKQEKKASR, from the coding sequence atgaaactaTCTTTAAacttatattattgttttcattattttgcaTTAATGCATGTATTTAGCAATAGCTTTTTGAcatataattcatttattaatataaatttatttttatttgattccAATTTAAAATACATAAGCATTATAAAGACTGGCATTCCAGTTTTTGTAAAACAGGACCTGTTATTAAATAGgcaattattttcaaattatgACAATGAGCATATTAAGGATAATACtgataattcaaaaaaagaaataccAATATATcgtataaatattcaagAAGAAacagaaaattataatattaattgtaaaaatcTAAATGATGAAAAGTGTGCAATACACACAAAGGAAAAccaatgtataaaaaaaaataatgattgtATTACCACATTGAATAAGTTAGAAAATGGTGAAACTCAGAATgaacaaacaaaaatattagatGAGAAAATCGTTGATAATACACAGATAATTGAATATGTTGAGTCAgacaaaaatttaataaaagaaaaagatgaggaaaaaattatgaaaagaAACGGCGAAAATGTAGGAATGtgcataataaatatgaacgAAAATTCAGGACTAGAACAAGATATGCGTAAAAACACATTTAATGTAggattaaatgaaaatatgtcAACTCATAAATACCCACAAATTGATAATGGAATACTAAAGATAATGGATAAAAAAGGCATTTTAGTTATAATAAACGAagaagatgaaaataaaatttcttATGAAGAGgatgatgatgatgaagaagaagataatgatgaattaataaataaacatttaagtgaaatagaaaaaatgatgCATGAAGTAAGTTCTAGAAATAATGAACAGAATAAATCcataaataatagtgaGTCTGATATAGGAGATAATATATCTAATAATTCGGATGACTTGAATGAAGATGAATATGAATTTGTAGAAGGTGTATGCGAACTagacaatataaataatgtgtatgtaagatataaaaatgatttagAACATTATcgtaataaattaaaagaaaacaaattagatgaatattataatgatataattaaaagccgtaatttaataaatataaaatatgaaaatgaatatatgttaaaaatgaaatatcaTAAGGATTATACTTTCCCTTTACATAATTTACATATAGTAAATGagaaacatataaaaaaaaaattatacaaaaattatgttttacttaatgatgaaaataataatgtaaattttcaagaaataaattattatgcaGATTTAAGTAAAATAGACATCCGTCCAACCATGTTTAaagaattttatttaaagttTAGTTTATGTAATGGTAAATATTTACCATTGGGTAGTAGTTTTGTTGAAAGAGtatgttttttatcataccatttaaaaaaaaatccacatttgaataaaataaggattacaaaaaataaatttattttatatcatttatttttaaatgtaataaaagcctttaaattattatcaataaacaaatgtgttaaacatataaaggaatccaatttattatatattatatttattttaaatgaagaaataataaaagaatcTGAAAACGAAGTTAATATAGGAAAGTGTCTAAATAAcataatagaaaaaaataaagagtggtatgaaatattaaattttacatTTACGATTATGTTTGGATGCTCTAGTTATTTAAAAGAGCATTATTCTTTAACGGAAGAAGAGAAaactaatatattttttaaagacaATATATTAGATTTACCAATATTTGAAttctttaataaaaatataatagataTATTTGTTCCTAGAAATATAGAGCTGAAAATAAACATTGACTTATTTAAAGATGTTTCAAATTCTTctgataaaaatttaaaattatatcaaacatggtatttttgttatttatttatacataaggtatatttattaaataaaatgtggaatataataaaaaaatgggaaaCTTCCAATTTTGTGCCTAATCCTTGGTATATAGATCATATAGGAAGTGTGTTAGTTCCACATATAATTAGTTTACGTCATATTCAACAAAATgatcaaattttttttagatatATTGATGAATTACAAATGTTTGTATCTTTTAAAAggagtaaaaaatattctattcctaattatgataaaaatgaatttcaTTTAGTAGAACATATAGTTGCTTTTCAAGGGACATCAAGTCCATTTATTTggttatttaatttaatatatgaattaacTCCTTACCCGTTTTTAACTAAAGGGAAAGTACATAAAGcttatttatacatttttaaaaaagctGTTAAAccatatttacatattttaaaaaataaaattttaaatgaaataaaaaatacaaaatcaaaatattcaaaGGAAAACCcttatgttattatttttactggCCATTCTTTTGGTGCAGCAATGGCTAATATGAGTTCTCTTTAtttggaaaatatattgcgCGAACAAGGTATAAAGACAAAAggtaataatgataatgatCATAGTgcgtatataaaaatatattctataACTTTTGGTATGCCGATATTTTATgatgataaatattatgaagattttgaaaaaagtgCAGTTATAAGTAATAACATAAATGTAGATTATGATCCGATACCTGTAACTATGGCCATTCCATCATTAAATGGTTTCCGTGATcctgaagaaaataaaaaattcaatatAACTTTCAAGGTAgaagatttaaaaaatttaaattatgattttggtaacattatttttgatgGTGATgaactttttaataatgaaaaaaataagccCCGCtctattacatttttatttatgaaatattttttcagagacaatatatttttcgaaTTGTGTGAACAACATATATACCAAacacattattttttttattttgtatttttaactCTCTTATCGAGATGGGCAAATGAAGCTAAATGGggaacatattttttaataccgTTTTTCATATTTGACATTTTAAGTCTTTCTCACAAAAATGTCATGTTTATGTTAAaagataattataaaaaatataagaagTTGGTATTAAAAAAGGCGCAAGCTAATGAAAaacaagaaaaaaaagcaagtcgctaa
- a CDS encoding phosphoenolpyruvate carboxylase, putative yields the protein MENSLNISQGSGEDDGKLRFLIEGKMMETQYPVDFIKPLKGDIKALDFLLFDMLKNNLPQNLYEVLCTIHDLSEKYSENPTNENFELLKNCVYDLKDEYLGTIVNAFGHMCVLSNFAEWAHRGRRRKAFEKSFIPNDKIYNAAYETLRGTLNILINNGININDIYEQICNQTIEFVLTTHPTQAIRTSLLKNYIQLGELLLKLDNTNKELYKKKLLCNNLKAYLLSSWKTDVIRRIKPTPIDEAISLLDIVENCIFYRIPNIIRYIDNVLLEYNMPPVKLKSKICLFSSWAGGDRDGNPFVLPETTQYVCYMNKIRGCELFIPMIEKLIRNLTIHQCTIHFKNYVKNLEHNISDIIFDKDQYCLGKKFQWFSPFSKYNKKEIYRRALLIVLTKLKSVVYVYKALISGESIDPDFENIMFKSTEEFEEILLECYKSLIESGNALIAEGYLKDVIRNVSIFGLHLMKLDIRQESEKHIQAMNYICQKLNIKKYELLNEEERITFLTDILESNRPIIPNNIEQEPDVPSDFLNIIKTFDMCSRLEESALGAYIISMCQNASDILLVEVFQTSFKKSIHRKTQRVVPLLETIQSLQMSSTILENLIKNKWYRNHLKNNFDNIQEIMIGYSDSGKDGGRLTSAWELFKAQERLVQVGAKYSVEVRFFHGRGGSVSRGGGPQHLAILSQPINTIKNYIRVTIQGEVITQDFGLKGMALRSVETYICALLKCSLLKNKVSIKKEWRDLMDDISELTTKEYRKVVYENPDFVKYFRHATPEIEIGKLNLGSRPSKRKKGNVESLRAIPWVFSWTQNRMHLSVWLGIEEIYEYVMNNNKLEILQDMYKNWPFCTSFFNLISMVMAKASIQITEEYDILVPNNLKYIGVQLREKLKKSMQLTLLVTKEQNFCDNDQITKRSIEARTKWVTVCNLIQIQALKRLRNKEGNTYFDPKNVNFSQDDNNMTLKVPKENSFLNNTAINYKDINKEDSPTSNDIKKYDNEYIFLTKSASYDKYEHSKDNSYSSSIIIDPHLSRKKNKLIKNPKFEPLLNYSLSPYLYSDFENYGLSDDNIGFEFKYDKRISKNDNSSYDEISKTYIDYISINDALIVSIKAIAAGMQNTG from the coding sequence atggaaaatagTTTGAATATTTCACAAGGTAGTGGGGAAGATGACGGAAAGCTGAGGTTTCTGATAGAAGGGAAAATGATGGAAACACAATATCCAGTTGATTTTATTAAACCTCTAAAAGGTGATATAAAAGCATtagattttttattatttgatatgctaaaaaataatttacctCAAAATTTGTATGAAGTATTATGTACAATTCATGATTTATCTGAAAAGTATAGTGAAAATCCAactaatgaaaattttgaattattaaaaaattgtgtaTATGATTTAAAAGATGAATATTTAGGGACCATTGTTAATGCCTTTGGTCATATGTGTGTATTATCGAATTTTGCCGAATGGGCTCATAgaggaagaagaagaaaagcATTTGAAAAATCTTTTATTccaaatgataaaatatataatgctGCTTATGAAACATTAAGAGGAACACtcaatatattaataaataatggaataaatataaatgatatatatgaacaaaTATGCAATCAAACAATCGAGTTTGTTTTAACTACACACCCAACACAAGCAATCAGAACAtcacttttaaaaaattatatccaATTAGgagaattattattaaaacttgataatacaaataaagaattatataaaaaaaaattattatgtaataatttaaaagcttatttattatcttcATGGAAAACAGATGTAATAAGAAGAATAAAACCAACACCTATTGATGAAGCTATATCTTTACTTGATATTGTTgaaaattgtattttttatagaattcctaatattattagatatatagataatgttttattagaatataatatgcCACCTGTTAAGTTAAAATctaaaatttgtttattttcatcttgGGCAGGTGGTGATAGAGATGGTAATCCATTTGTTCTACCAGAAACAACACAATATGTTTgttatatgaataaaataagaggatgtgaattatttattcctATGATTGAAAAACTAATCAGAAATTTAACAATACATCAATGTACTAtccattttaaaaattatgttaaaaatttagaacataatatatctgatattatatttgataAAGATCAATATTGCTtaggaaaaaaatttcaatGGTTTTCTCCATTTTCaaagtataataaaaaagaaatatatcgAAGGGCACTCTTAATTGTtctaacaaaattaaaaagtgtcgtatatgtatataaagcATTAATATCGGGAGAATCAATAGATCCagattttgaaaatataatgtttAAAAGCACAGAAGAATTCGAAGAAATTTTATTGGAATGTTATAAAAGTCTTATCGAATCTGGAAATGCATTAATTGCAGAAGGATATTTAAAAGATGTTATAAGAAATGTTAGTATTTTTGGATTACATCTTATGAAACTAGATATTAGACAAGAATCAGAAAAACATATACAAGcaatgaattatatatgccaaaaattaaatataaaaaaatatgaattattaaatgaagaagaaaGAATAACATTCTTAACAGATATACTCGAATCAAATAGACCTATAATaccaaataatatagaacAAGAACCAGATGTACCATcagattttttaaatattattaaaacttTTGATATGTGCTCAAGATTAGAAGAAAGTGCATTAGGAGCATACATTATTTCAATGTGCCAAAATGCATctgatattttattagttGAAGTATTTCAAAcaagttttaaaaaaagtatacaTAGAAAAACACAACGTGTTGTACCATTATTAGAAACTATACAATCATTACAAATGTCATCTACTATTTTAGAAaacttaataaaaaataaatggtatagaaatcatttaaaaaataattttgataatatcCAAGAAATAATGATAGGATATTCTGATTCAGGAAAAGATGGTGGACGATTAACATCTGCATGGGAATTATTTAAAGCACAAGAAAGATTAGTACAAGTAGGAGCAAAATATTCTGTAGAAGTTCGATTTTTTCATGGACGTGGGGGTAGTGTTAGTAGAGGTGGGGGACCTCAACATTTAGCAATTCTATCTCAACCAATTaatacaattaaaaattatataagaGTAACTATACAAGGAGAAGTTATTACACAAGATTTTGGTTTGAAGGGTATGGCATTAAGATCTGTTGAAACTTATATTTGTGCACTTTTAAAATGctctttattaaaaaataaagtttcaataaaaaaagaatggAGAGATCTTATGGATGATATTAGTGAATTAACTACTAAAGAATATAGAAAAGTTGTTTATGAAAATCCAGATTttgttaaatattttcgACATGCAACTCCTGAAATAGAAATcggaaaattaaatttaggATCAAGACCatcaaaaagaaaaaaaggaaatgtAGAATCATTAAGAGCTATTCCTTGGGTTTTCTCATGGACTCAAAATAGAATGCATCTATCTGTTTGGTTAGGAATTgaagaaatatatgaatacgttatgaataataataaattagaaATTTTACAagatatgtataaaaattggCCATTCTGTACAAGCTTTTTTAATCTAATCAGTATGGTTATGGCTAAAGCTAGTATACAAATAACAGAagaatatgatatattagttccaaataatttaaaatatataggaGTACAATTACGTgaaaaactaaaaaaatcaatGCAATTAACTTTACTAGTCACAAAGGAACAAAACTTTTGTGACAACGATCAAATAACAAAAAGGTCAATCGAAGCTCGAACTAAATGGGTTACTGTTTGTAATTTAATTCAGATACAAGCTCTTAAACGGTTAAGAAATAAAGAGGGTAACACATATTTTGATcctaaaaatgttaatttCTCTCaagatgataataatatgacaTTAAAAGTACCTAAAGAAAactcatttttaaataataccgcgataaattataaagatataaataaagaagataGTCCCACAAGTAatgacataaaaaaatatgataatgaatatatttttttaacaaaatcTGCTtcatatgataaatatgaacattCAAAAGATAATTCTTATAGCAGTAGTATCATTATTGATCCACATTTaagtagaaaaaaaaataaattaataaaaaatccaAAATTCGAACctcttttaaattattctttatctccatatttatatagtgattttgaaaattatggACTTTCTGATGATAATATAGGATTCgaatttaaatatgataagcgaatatcaaaaaatgataattctTCTTATGATGAAATATCAAAAACATACATAGattatatttctattaATGATGCTTTAATAGTATCTATAAAGGCAATTGCAGCTGGTATGCAAAATACCGGATAa